A stretch of the Actinotalea sp. JY-7876 genome encodes the following:
- a CDS encoding DUF1269 domain-containing protein, whose translation MALDSYTIIINSYDNVDDALADYDAAKELYKSWNLGDTYDAAVVTHREDGKVKIVKRHEQPVVQGGAAGLGIGLAVGALSALFPAVVIGAGLAWGAGGGLVVGAVAGHVAAGLSRKDLKDLGEHLDEGHSAVLIVAAEDVEARVDEALSRGRKLLKKQLKADRKELEAAIAEANSTSV comes from the coding sequence CTCGACAGCTACACGATCATCATCAACTCGTACGACAACGTGGACGACGCCCTGGCCGACTACGACGCGGCGAAGGAGCTCTACAAGAGCTGGAACCTGGGCGACACCTACGACGCCGCCGTGGTGACGCACCGCGAGGACGGCAAGGTGAAGATCGTCAAGCGTCACGAGCAGCCCGTGGTCCAGGGCGGCGCGGCCGGGCTCGGCATCGGCCTGGCCGTGGGCGCGCTGAGCGCGCTGTTCCCGGCCGTGGTCATCGGTGCCGGGCTGGCGTGGGGCGCGGGCGGCGGCCTGGTCGTGGGGGCAGTCGCCGGGCACGTCGCGGCCGGCCTGAGCCGCAAGGACCTCAAGGACCTGGGGGAGCACCTCGACGAGGGTCACAGCGCGGTCCTGATCGTCGCCGCGGAGGACGTCGAGGCCAGGGTCGACGAGGCCCTGAGCCGTGGCCGCAAGCTGCTCAAGAAGCAGCTCAAGGCCGACCGCAAGGAGCTCGAGGCGGCGATCGCCGAGGCGAACTCGACCAGCGTCTGA